The Methanobrevibacter millerae genome includes the window ATAAACTGCCTGAATTATAATTGACATAGGCAATGTACAAAAGCCTATTAATTCATTGTAAGATATTGTGCATCCTTCACATAATGCAGTGTCAAGTCTGCCTGCAAATGCGAATGGAGAGAAATAAATCAAATTGGTAACAGACATGTCTGAATAGCTCAATACTTCGATTTTATTTCTTGAAATAAAGTTATAATGACTGTTTGACATGATGATGTTTGATGAAACATATGTTTTCATGTCATTGTAGACAATATTGTTCCTGCTTGATGAATGCATTGGAAGGGCATAGACTCCACCAGAGTTAGCAATTCTAATAACATTATAAGAAATGGTATTGTTGCTGGTATCAGATAACCATATTCCATGCAAATAGCCTACCTGATTGGAATTAATTGACAAAACAGCTTCTGTATTGTTGATTGTAAGTCCTGTTACTATTGAACCGTCACTGCCTTTAATCAAATGGATAAATCCATTAGAAATTTGATCAGATGAACTGTTAGGCATTATTGTCAATTGACGGTCTATAACAAAACCTCTATCAGATATATTAGCTATTTTTAATACATCACCTGATTTGATATCTGCATCCTTTTTAATTTCACCAGTATATTTATTAAAATAATTATCATATGAATCCTGATTAATTTCAATTGTTTTTCCTGAAATTGAATCACCAAACAATTCATTGACAACTGCCGAATCATTTAAATTATTAGCACCATACAAATCATCTGTCTGATTAGTTGCAAATACCATATTTAATGATAAGATAAATAAACAAATTAACATTAATGAAATCAAAATATTCTGTTTTCTTATGTTTTCACCTCCTTTTAAGTCAATTATAGAAATTCAATAAATTTTATTTATAGTAAGAATTATTTTACTATAAGAAAATATTAGTTAAAATAATATTTAAATATTTACAATTAGAATTTAATAAAAGGTTTAGAAAAAAAAGCATAATACACTAATTATTTCCATCAATTCTGCAAATAACTATATGAAAAATAATCATAATTTACAGATATTATATAATATACTAAAATTAGACAATTAAAGAATAATATAAAATAAATTAATGATAAAAAAATTAAAATGATTTAATATTATTCAGGCTAATGATTCCTGCCTTTAGTCTTCGAAGGCCTTCATCCAATAACTTTTCAGGACATGCTATATTCATCCTCAAGAAATTGTCGCCGCACCTGCCGAAATCACATCCTGCAGACAAGAACAATCCCTGATTAGTCCTTAAAAATTCGCTTAAAATTTTTGAAGATACTCCTAAAGCAGAACAGTCAAGCCACAGCAAATAAGTTGCATCGCTTTCAACCAATTTTATTATCGGCAACTCATTGGCCAAATAATCACGAACAATAGATTTGTTTTTATATAAAACTTTTTTAAGCTCATCCAGCCATCCAGATGACTCATTATATGCTGCCATCACAGCTGATGTTGCAAATACATTGCAGGCATAGGAGTTGTCCACATGCATTTGAGTCTTGATTTTTTCAAGAAGTTCACTGTTCGTTGCATGAACAACTGAGCTTTGAAAACCAGCAATATTAAATGATTTTGATGGTGACAGGCATCTGATTACATTATCATCTGATACAAATGGATTATAATCAACTCCAGGATCAGTCAAATCACAGTGAATCTCATCGCTTATCAAAATAACATCATGTTTTTTGCATAGATTGCCAATGCGGGCCAAATCACTTTCAGACCAGATTTTACCAATAGGATTGTGGGGATTGCATAGAATCATCAGCTTAACTTTTGACAGTTTTTCATCCAAATCGTCAAAATCAATTTTATATTCACCATTTTCATATATAAGTTCATTTTCTAGAACTTTTCTATCATTTTCTTCAATAACATAAAAGAATACATGATAGACCGGTGTCTGAATAAGTATTTCATCTCCGACATCTGTCAGACATCTAATCATTGATGAAATTGATGGCATCACGCCGATTGAATAGGCCATGTCTTCACGTGACATTTTCAAGTCATAGCGTGAATCCCACCAGTTAATATATGATTCAAAAAGCTCATCAGGAACAATAGTATAGCCGAAAACAGGATGATTGGCTCTTTTTAAGATGGCATTCTGAATTGGAGGAGCCACCTTAAAGTCCATATCCGCTACCCACATAGGAATATCATCATCAAAATAGTCCCATTTAACGGAATTCGTATTATGTCTGTCTATAACGCTTTCAAAATCATATTCAGTATTTTTCATGATGGATTCTTTCCTCATCAAATTTATCCATGAACTTGTTTTCCCATCCTTCAGCAGGATAGCCTAATGTGATAATGCAGTATGGCTTTACATCAGTAATATCATCAATTCCAATGATTTCACCTATCTTAGTCATTCTTTCTTCTTCAGGTGCTACACCATTCCAAAGGCCACCCAAACCTAAGTTGACCGCTTCAAGCAACATATTCTCTGCTGCTGCACCCATATCCTGTTGCCAAACGGTTTTATAAAATGCCCTTTCAATATTTGCAACAAGCACAATTGCAACAGGTGCATTGGTTACTCTAGTCTTGATTTCTCCAAGCTTAGCCAAAGTATCCTTATCCTTTACAATAACAAATTCCCAAGGCTCAGCACCCAATCTTGATCCTGGTGCCTGCATTCCTGCCTTTAGAATCTTTAGGATTTTTTCGTCTTCAACATCTTTATCCTGATATTCACGTATGCTTCTTCTAGTATTGATTATAGTTTCAAAATCACTCATGGTATCACTTACTTAATTCGGCACCTATTTCAAAGGCCTTTTCTAAATCTTTTGGAAATTGAAGAACATATTGTTTTTGCTTTGCTTCTTCACTGAATCCTGCCATATTATATTTTGAATATTTTGCAACCTGCAGAGTATCACAAACTGGATATGATACGACTTTTCCATTTAAAAAGTTAAATAGATATTCTGTTTTTGCCAGATTGTCCTTCATGTTATTGTTGAAAAACTCCAAAGGAGCATTCATCGTATAGAATAATCCAACATTAACCTTTCCGGCATAATAGCTTGATCCGTCATCATAGGACAATATGCAGAATACCAATCTTTCAACCAATGCTCTAAATTCACTTGTAGGCTCTCCGAAATATATTGGAGTGCCAATAAGTAATGCATCAGCATCAAAAATCCTTTCAATCAATGGTGACAAGTCATCTTTCCAGTAGCATTTACCTTTAGTTTTATCCTGCATTTTACAGATAAGACAACTTCTACAACCTTTAAAAGCCAAATCATATAAATTAATGTATTCTGTCTCAGCACCAACAGATTCTGCTCCCTTCTGTGCAGCTTGCATGATTTCTGCGGTGTTCCATTTTTTCCTTGGACTTGCATTAATCACAATAGTCTTCATGAAATAAATTATATGAAACAATACATATAAAGTATTTCAACAATCAAAAAAAACTTTTAAAAAAAATATAAAATTAAATATTGAAAATTAATTAGGTGAAAAATTATGGAATATGAAATTAAAGGTGGAGCATTTCCAATCGTAGTTTGTAAACTCCAAAAAGGAGAAAGAATGAAAGATGAAAGTGGATCAATGGCATTTATGAGTTCCGGAGTTAAAATGGACACCAATACTGGTGGAGGAGTACTTAAAGGTCTTGGTAGGGCAATTTCAGGAAATTCATTCTTCATAAACACATTCGTAGCAGAAAAAGACAACCAAGAAATTGGATTTGCATCAAATTTCCCTGGAAAAGTTATTCCAATCAAATTAGATGGTGCAAATTCAATCATTGGTCAGAAAAGATCATTTTTAGCTTCAGAAGATAGTGTAGAAATTGATATGTATTTCCAGAAAAACCTTGGAACTGGAATATTTGGTGGAGAAGGATTCATTCTTCAAAAATTCACTGGAAACGGAATGCTATTTTTAGAAATTGACGGTGAAGTAATTGAACGTTATTTAGAACCGGGAGAAGTATTGTTTGTAGACCAAGGACATATTGCTGCAATGGATGAGTCAATTGACTTTGACATCGAAAGGATAAAAGGTGCTAAAAATTGGTTATTCGGTGGCGAAGGAGTATTTTTTGCTAAATTAGTAGGACCTGGAAGAGTATGGGTACAAACCATGCCGATTACAAAATTAGCTCAAGCATTAATCCCTATGCTCCCTACAAAAAAATAAATAAAAAAAAGTTTATTTTCAATAAACTTTTTACTATTTTTTATAATTTAAAAAATTAGTTAAAGTGTGTAAATACACACCAAAATTAAAAAATCTATTTTTTAGCTTCAATAACTTTTTTTCCATTCATGTAAGGGACTAACACTTCAGGAACTTTAACACTACCGTCAGCCTGCTGGTAGTTTTCTAAAATACAGCACATGGTTCTTTCTGTTGCAATAGCTGTACTGTTTAATGTGTGTAAAGTTTGAGCATCTCCAGAACCTGCTCTTCCAATACGGGTTTTTGTTTTTCTTGCCTGATAATCTTTACAGTTGGTACAGGAAACCAATTCTCTGAATGCACCTGAACCAGGGAACCATGCTTCCAAATCATATTTAATAGCAGCATTATCATTTAAAGCAGATGATACGATAGCTATTATCTGATATGGAAGTCCTAATTTTTGATAGATTCTTTCAGTCACTTCCATCAAGTGGTCATGCTGGTTTCTTGAGTCTTCAGGTGCTGAATAGATAAACTGTTCTATCTTTTCAAACTGGTGGACTCTGAATATTCCTAATGTATCCTTTCCGTGTGAACCTGCTTCCTTTCTAAAACAGGTTGAAAGTGCACAATATCTTAAAGGCAAGTCTTCAGGTGAAATGATTTCATTTCTGTGAAGTGCTGCCAAGGTTTGCTCAGCTGTTGCAATAAGATACATGTCCTCATTTTCCACTTTATATAAAGTCTCTTCAAACTCACCTAATTCAGAGGTTTCTGCTGCAACTTCGCCTTTTACAAAGAATGGAGTTTGCATTGGAATATATCCTTCAGATTCAAGTTCAGATAATGCAAACTGAATTAATGCAAGGTTTAAATGCAATATATCTCTTTTCAAATAATAGAAACGTGCACCAGCAATGCTTGCTGCAGTTTCCAAATCTGCACCATCAATTTTATTAATTAAATCAACGTGGTTTAACAATTCAAAATCATATTCTGGGATTTCACCATAGGTTCTCACAACGACATTATCGTCTTCAGTGTCTGATACAGGCACATCATCATCTATGATGTTTCCTACCTTATACCTGTAGTCATCCCTAAGCTTGAGATACTCACTATTTTTAGCTGTTAATTCCTTAATTTCTGAAGCTACCTCTTTTGAACGTTGGATTACTTCTTCTAAATTACCTTCTTCTTTTGCTTTTTTGAATGATTTAGATAATTTATTTTTTTCAGATCTTAAAGAATTTAATTTTCTTTCACCTTCTCTCCATAAGGTGTCATATTCTATAACTTTTTCAACATTTTCAGTATCTCTAAATCTTTTCTTCTCAGAGTCAATGATTAATTCCGGATTTTCTCTGAATAATTTTATATCTAACAATTTATGTCCCCATTAATATTTAATCAATATATAATTATGAATCTTTTATTTTTTAAAGTTAATCCTTAACTTCCCTATTTATCATCATTCTTCTCATTTTAGTGTTGTCCAACAGTTTCAAATTATCATCAACATCATATTTTAAATCTGCAATTAGGTTGATTTCTTCATCCCATCCTTCTCTTTCCTGAGTTCTTATTTTTTCCCAGCGTTCAAAATCTTCTTTAACCGGAAGCCCATTCCTTTTAACATTTTCTAATGTATTAAAGAACTTAAATTGAATATTTCCCCTTATTTCCATTAGCTTATCATATTCCTGCAGTAAATCATCAAGCTGATATGACATCAATCTAAACTTTTCACATTCAAGCTCCAATTTTAAAGTATCCAAATCATCATTTGTCATGTTAGTTAATTTAGATTTAATTAGATATAAAAATTATTAAAAAAAGTGGTTTACAACTCCCGCCCACACCTAGCAGGAGCAATTATTTTGAATTATTTAAAAAGCAATTTATCTTTGAAACTGCGTTTCATCTTGCCTTTAGTTTCTTCATTGAATTTAGTATCACCAAGATCTTCATCAATACTAAACATGGCCAACTCATAGACAATTTTATTCAATGCTTGACCTTTTTTGGTCAATATGTATTCAACATCACGTTCATATCGGTCTGATATTCTTTTAATCAAACCGTCTTTTTCCATTGCCTTTAAGCAGTTGCTTAAAACTTTATTAGATAAATTTGGTTTTCCTTGCTTGAACTCTGAGAAACGGGATTTACCGAAAAATAAATCACGAAGAATTTCGATTACCCATTTCTTTTTGAACAATCGCACTACCAAATCGATTGGACATTTGCTATAGGTATTCATTTTCAATTTCCTCCCAGTAATCATATAGGCTTTTTTATCATATATAAAGTTATCGGTATTTTATAGAGTAACTAAAAAGTTACCAAAAGAATTTATATAATAATATCAGAAG containing:
- a CDS encoding MalY/PatB family protein, with amino-acid sequence MKNTEYDFESVIDRHNTNSVKWDYFDDDIPMWVADMDFKVAPPIQNAILKRANHPVFGYTIVPDELFESYINWWDSRYDLKMSREDMAYSIGVMPSISSMIRCLTDVGDEILIQTPVYHVFFYVIEENDRKVLENELIYENGEYKIDFDDLDEKLSKVKLMILCNPHNPIGKIWSESDLARIGNLCKKHDVILISDEIHCDLTDPGVDYNPFVSDDNVIRCLSPSKSFNIAGFQSSVVHATNSELLEKIKTQMHVDNSYACNVFATSAVMAAYNESSGWLDELKKVLYKNKSIVRDYLANELPIIKLVESDATYLLWLDCSALGVSSKILSEFLRTNQGLFLSAGCDFGRCGDNFLRMNIACPEKLLDEGLRRLKAGIISLNNIKSF
- a CDS encoding nitroreductase family protein, translating into MSDFETIINTRRSIREYQDKDVEDEKILKILKAGMQAPGSRLGAEPWEFVIVKDKDTLAKLGEIKTRVTNAPVAIVLVANIERAFYKTVWQQDMGAAAENMLLEAVNLGLGGLWNGVAPEEERMTKIGEIIGIDDITDVKPYCIITLGYPAEGWENKFMDKFDEERIHHEKY
- a CDS encoding flavodoxin family protein, producing MKTIVINASPRKKWNTAEIMQAAQKGAESVGAETEYINLYDLAFKGCRSCLICKMQDKTKGKCYWKDDLSPLIERIFDADALLIGTPIYFGEPTSEFRALVERLVFCILSYDDGSSYYAGKVNVGLFYTMNAPLEFFNNNMKDNLAKTEYLFNFLNGKVVSYPVCDTLQVAKYSKYNMAGFSEEAKQKQYVLQFPKDLEKAFEIGAELSK
- a CDS encoding TIGR00266 family protein is translated as MEYEIKGGAFPIVVCKLQKGERMKDESGSMAFMSSGVKMDTNTGGGVLKGLGRAISGNSFFINTFVAEKDNQEIGFASNFPGKVIPIKLDGANSIIGQKRSFLASEDSVEIDMYFQKNLGTGIFGGEGFILQKFTGNGMLFLEIDGEVIERYLEPGEVLFVDQGHIAAMDESIDFDIERIKGAKNWLFGGEGVFFAKLVGPGRVWVQTMPITKLAQALIPMLPTKK
- the serS gene encoding serine--tRNA ligase; translated protein: MLDIKLFRENPELIIDSEKKRFRDTENVEKVIEYDTLWREGERKLNSLRSEKNKLSKSFKKAKEEGNLEEVIQRSKEVASEIKELTAKNSEYLKLRDDYRYKVGNIIDDDVPVSDTEDDNVVVRTYGEIPEYDFELLNHVDLINKIDGADLETAASIAGARFYYLKRDILHLNLALIQFALSELESEGYIPMQTPFFVKGEVAAETSELGEFEETLYKVENEDMYLIATAEQTLAALHRNEIISPEDLPLRYCALSTCFRKEAGSHGKDTLGIFRVHQFEKIEQFIYSAPEDSRNQHDHLMEVTERIYQKLGLPYQIIAIVSSALNDNAAIKYDLEAWFPGSGAFRELVSCTNCKDYQARKTKTRIGRAGSGDAQTLHTLNSTAIATERTMCCILENYQQADGSVKVPEVLVPYMNGKKVIEAKK
- a CDS encoding helix-turn-helix domain-containing protein is translated as MNTYSKCPIDLVVRLFKKKWVIEILRDLFFGKSRFSEFKQGKPNLSNKVLSNCLKAMEKDGLIKRISDRYERDVEYILTKKGQALNKIVYELAMFSIDEDLGDTKFNEETKGKMKRSFKDKLLFK